The window atttttttttattgtttttttttatttgcatcctTGTTTTTTGATTAAGttcttactttttatttaacaattgtaatttgattttataaaattaatgctTTGTAAGCCATGAAATGATGCTTGAATTATAAACAACGAACCATCCCaaactttttttcattagtaatattgtttttcatttatcaattatagttaaatttatatcatgaaataatgtTTGGAATTATTAGATCCTTTAATAATATTTGCAATTTTTTAACGTTAAAAATAAATCCTCTGTCGCGCAACTTAGCGCATGGAATCAAACTAGTGTAGTTCAAAGCACAATAAACTTGAAAGGATCCAAAGAAACGGCAGGGAAAGCTGGCTGAAGACACCTAAccttaaaacaaaaggaagaaaacatgaAGTATTTGTTGATGTGTTTGtaaaaacagggaaaaaaatccaggtgggagagagagagatggcgATGTGTTTGTAATTAATAAAAGCAAGAAGCAGAAGTGGTCGTCTTGTTTTTGGAGTTTAGCAGAGAGTGAACAAGTAAGTTATGATGGGCCTGTCTATTGTCCAATCCTTTATTAGTAGGAGgaggtagagagagagagagagagagagagagagagagagtggtggcACCCGTAGCTATGCTAAGCAATAGGAGCAATTCCCATCCCATCAATGAATTTAATGTCTGTCTCACTCGCCCTGCATCTCTCTGTCTGTCTGTTTTTCTGTCTGTCTCTCCCTCTCTGCGCCAAGGTGAAATATATTGTCAGCTTCTTCAAAAATCCTACGACCCCATTTCCTTTCTTTAATTACTGAAGCAACCCAGCCCTTCAAGAATTGAGGAATTCTTCTTTTTATCCCACGCAAATAAGTAGAATTAAATGTGGACACTACTCCATCCAAAACAAGCTCTTGCTCTTTGTTAATACTCCAATCAAAGTTTTGagtttctattatttttctcaagggagaaggagaaggagaaggagaagaaccTAGGCACAGTGTTGTTCTCCTTTTTGGCCTTCAAAAACTGGTAAAGATGGcttcttcaatttaattttaaggaaTGAACTGGGATTTTCTTCGAaaaattttttaacttgaatatCGTTGCCTTTCATTTTGTAAAGCAAGCAGCTATGAAAAAGACAGATAAGAAGAGCTTGGATCCACAACTATGGCAAGCCTGTGCAGGAAGCATGGTACAAATCCCTCCACTAAACACTAAAGTCTTCTACTTTCCACAAGGCCACGCCGAGCACTCTCAATCCCCCGTCGATTTCCCCCAAAGAATCCCTTCTCTCGTTCTCTGCCGCGTTGCCTCTGTCAAATTCCTCGCCGACCCTGGTACTGATGAGGTATTCGCCAAGATCAGCCTTGTTCCTTTACCAGACGCTGACCTTGATTTCTCTCAAGATGTGGACATTTGTGGTGATGGGAACGACAGTAACAACGCAGAGAAGCCGGCCTCTTTTGCAAAGACACTAACTCAATCTGATGCCAACAATGGTGGGGGTTTCTCTGTGCCTAGATACTGTGCGGAGACGATTTTCCCAAGGCTGGACTACTCCGCGGATCCTCCCGTGCAGACTCTGATTGCTAAAGATGTGCACGGTGAGGTGTGGAAGTTTAGGCATATTTATAGAGGGACACCAAGGAGGCATTTGTTGACTACTGGATGGAGCACCTTTGTTAACCAGAAGAAATTGGTTGCCGGGGATTCAATTGTGTTCTTGAGGGCTGAAAATGGCGATCTTTGCGTTGGAATTCGCCGTGCCAAGAGGGGGATTGGAATTGGGAGCGGACCTGAATCATCACCATCACACATTGGGTGGAATTCGAACAATGCTACCTGTGCTAACCCATATGGTGGTTTTTCACTTTTTGTGAAGGAGGATGAGATGCGAAATGGGTGGGTGAAGGGAAGGGGAAGAGTGAAGTCTGAAGAGGTTTTGGAAGCTGCTGGTCTTGCTGCTAATGGAAATCCTTTTCAAGTCGTTTATTATCCACGAGCAAGCACGCCAGAGTTTTGTGTTAAGGCCTCTTCAGTAAGGGCGGCAATGAGGACCAATTGGTGCTCTGGGATGAGGTTCAAGATGGCTTTTGAAACAGAGGACTCTTCACGGATTAGCTGGTTTATGGGGACTGTTGCCTCTGTTCAGGTTGCTGATCCTGTCCGATGGCCAAACTCTCCATGGCGCCTTCTCCAGGTTCTCTACTTGTCTTGTCTTATCTGTAATTATCGACTTTGTTGTTGTCCTTGGGTAAGATTGTTGATTATGCCTGTTGCTCAATTAGTATTTAGTAACCGCTTTCTTCTTCATTACCAATTTAAGTGGTTTTGCAAGTTTTTCCCATATTTCAGTTTGTGTTTATCCTCTCCTCTTCAATTTTAAACCGTGAATGAAGTTCCTTAAGATCTTAGTTGAGTTTGGAGATGGATTCACATGCCAGTTGCTTTTCCAGGCCTCTTTCTTGCTAAATTACATGCTTCCATATGCCTTTAAATTCGTCAAGGATTAAATTGGTAGATGCCATTCTCCTCGTGTTTGCTCTGAAACATTTCATTTGCCCAAGTTTGTTCTTGTTTCATTTTCGATGCTTTTTTTGGGTAACCAGTTATTTCCTCTTCTCCCAAGATGAATGCCACTTCCCAACCTACTTCTAACTTTTAACTATACTGTGATATGGCTGT of the Populus nigra chromosome 7, ddPopNigr1.1, whole genome shotgun sequence genome contains:
- the LOC133699884 gene encoding auxin response factor 10 — encoded protein: MKKTDKKSLDPQLWQACAGSMVQIPPLNTKVFYFPQGHAEHSQSPVDFPQRIPSLVLCRVASVKFLADPGTDEVFAKISLVPLPDADLDFSQDVDICGDGNDSNNAEKPASFAKTLTQSDANNGGGFSVPRYCAETIFPRLDYSADPPVQTLIAKDVHGEVWKFRHIYRGTPRRHLLTTGWSTFVNQKKLVAGDSIVFLRAENGDLCVGIRRAKRGIGIGSGPESSPSHIGWNSNNATCANPYGGFSLFVKEDEMRNGWVKGRGRVKSEEVLEAAGLAANGNPFQVVYYPRASTPEFCVKASSVRAAMRTNWCSGMRFKMAFETEDSSRISWFMGTVASVQVADPVRWPNSPWRLLQVTWDEPDLLQTVKCVSPWLVELVSNMPVIHLSPFSPPRKKLRFPQQLHFPLDGQFQLPSFSGNPLGPSSPSCCLSDNTPAGIQGARHAQFGISLSDFQFKKKLQSGQFLSSLQRLNPRTKNSENYLTGHPDSNKNLSCLLTKGSSNPKLEKSDNAKKHQFLLFGQPILVEQQVSHSCSADTFPQVINERNSSDRNREKNSDVLRSALGKKISQEKSCTTGFSWHQSLQNASEIGMDTGHCKVFLESDDLGRTLDLSALHSYEELRRKLAIMFGIERSDMLSHVLYRDVTGAVKQIGDEPFSVFMKTAKRLTILMNRASGNSVGRRTWITGMRNAENGLEAPNKTGPLSIFA